The following proteins come from a genomic window of Drosophila sulfurigaster albostrigata strain 15112-1811.04 chromosome X, ASM2355843v2, whole genome shotgun sequence:
- the LOC133847637 gene encoding heat shock protein 60A, with translation MFRLPVSLARTSISRQLAMRSYAKDVKFGPEVRAMMLQGVDVLADAVAVTMGPKGRNVIIEQSWGSPKITKDGVTVAKAIELKDKFQNIGAKLVQDVANNTNEEAGDGTTTATVLARAIAKEGFEKISKGANPVEIRRGVMLAVDTVKDNLKTMSRPVKTPEEIAQVATISANGDQAIGKLISDAMKKVGRDGVITVKDGKTLIDELEVIEGMKFDRGYISPYFINSSKGAKVEFQDALLLLSEKKISSVQSIIPALELANAQRKPLVIIAEDIDGEALSTLVVNRLKIGLQVAAVKAPGFGDNRKSTLTDMAIASGGIVFGDDADLVKLEDVKISDLGQVGEVVITKDDTLLLKGKGKKDDVQRRVDQIKEQITDTTSEYEKEKLQERLARLASGVALLRVGGSSEVEVNEKKDRVHDALNATRAAVEEGIVPGGGTALLRCIEKLDAVATQNEDQNLGVDIVRRALRMPCMTIAKNAGVDGAMVVAKVETQSGDYGYDALKGEYGNLIEKGIIDPTKVVRTAITDASGVASLLTTAEAVVTEIPKDDAAPGGMGGMGGMGGMGGMGGMGGMM, from the exons ATGTTCCGCCTACCAGTTTCACTTGCACGCACCTCCATCAGCCGCCAGCTGGCGATGCGCTCCTACGCCAAGGATGTCAAATTCGGTCCCGAGGTGCGCGCCATGATGTTGCAGGGCGTCGATGTGCTGGCCGATGCTGTTGCCGTCACCATGGGTCCAAAGGGTCGCAACGTTATCATTGAGCAATCCTGGGGTTCACCCAAGATCACCAAGGATGGTGTCACAGTGGCCAAGGCCATTGAACTGAAGGACAAGTTCCAGAACATTGGCGCCAAGCTCGTCCAGGATGTGGCCAACAACACCAACGAGGAAGCCGGCGATGGCACCACCACAGCCACCGTTTTGGCCCGTGCCATTGCCAAGGAGGGTTTCGAGAAGATCTCGAAGGGTGCCAATCCCGTCGAGATCCGTCGCGGCGTCATGCTGGCCGTCGACACCGTCAAGGACAACCTCAAGACCATGTCACGTCCCGTTAAGACCCCCGAGGAGATTGCCCAGGTTGCCACCATTTCGGCCAACGGTGATCAGGCCATTGGCAAGCTGATCAGCGATGCCATGAAGAAGGTGGGACGCGATGGCGTCATTACCGTCAAGGATGGCAAGACCCTGATCGATGAGCTTGAGGTGATCGAGGGCATGAAGTTCGATCGCGGCTACATTTCGCCCTACTTCATCAACTCGTCCAAGGGCGCCAAGGTTGAGTTCCAGGATGCCCTTCTCCTGCTGTCGGAGAAGAAAATCTCCTCGGTGCAGAGCATCATTCCCGCCCTGGAGCTGGCCAATGCCCAGCGCAAACCCCTCGTCATCATTGCCGAGGACATCGATGGCGAAGCCCTCAGCACTCTGGTGGTGAACCGTCTGAAGATCGGACTCCAGGTGGCGGCCGTCAAGGCACCCGGATTCGGTGACAACCGCAAGTCGACATTGACCGACATGGCCATCGCCTCGGGCGGTATTGTGTTTGGTGATGATGCCGATCTCGTTAAGCTGGAGGATGTGAAGATCAGCGATCTGGGTCAGGTTGGCGAGGTGGTCATCACCAAGGATGACACACTGCTGCTGAAGGGCAAGGGCAAGAAGGACGATGTGCAGCGTCGCGTTGATCAGATCAAGGAACAGATCACCGACACCACATCCGAATACGAGAAGGAGAAACTCCAGGAGCGTTTGGCCCGTCTCGCCTCCGGCGTTGCCCTGCTCCGCGTTGGCGGCTCCAGCGAAGTCGAGGTCAACGAGAAGAAGGATCGCGTCCACGATGCTCTGAACGCCACACGCGCTGCCGTCGAAGAGGGCATCGTTCCCGGCGGTGGCACCGCTCTGCTGCGTTGCATCGAGAAATTGGACGCCGTTGCCACCCAGAACGAGGATCAG AACCTTGGCGTTGACATTGTCCGTCGTGCGCTGCGCATGCCCTGCATGACAATCGCCAAGAACGCTGGCGTCGATGGCGCCATGGTTGTGGCCAAGGTGGAGACCCAGTCGGGTGACTACGGTTACGATGCGCTGAAGGGCGAATACGGAAATCTGATTGAGAAGGGTATCATCGATCCCACCAAGGTGGTGCGCACGGCCATCACCGATGCCTCGGGCGTTGCCTCGCTCCTGACCACCGCCGAGGCTGTGGTCACCGAGATCCCCAAGGATGATGCTGCTCCTGGAGGCATGGGCGGTATGGGAGGCATGGGTGGCATGGGAGGCATGGGCGGTATGGGTGGCATGATGTAA
- the LOC133847744 gene encoding integrator complex subunit 2, with product MPVRTYDVTERVFTAMQTLDITSLAGYPEHEIRPVLPSLVRMSLLSPLDNTEGSMESRKQILAVLIGIEVVNSIVSYLQVNYHELENDLKKELQTRQKNSAANFMDAQQQQQQQPQPEYGLQSGIALGFERADVARKVRVVLSEIFNLQQQLTNANAGGSGSGSESKAATATANNAGSSSGGGSSPTTATLLQATHSEMLDDGIYLEEVVDILCIALAELPSLLNILELTDALVQVPNGYRIVCALVANFPDCYRDVVSHVIANCDEEAPDGKQRLLLLMSLSEMNPSQALANRSMCVEMLKVPSFMLKLALKHPDDLIAFLTGLLLGNDQNLRSWFALYIRTSQKRKGDALNLVRVELLQKIVRITSKAAELKDFNLQGAVLLRLYCALRGIGGLKFNDDEITALSQLVTSCPKATPSGVRFVTLALCMLIACPSLVSTIQLENKAVEWLQWLIREDAFFCKRSGSSSSLGEMLLLLAIHFHSNQITAISEMVCSTLAMKIPIRPNSTNRIKQLFTQDLFTEQVVALHAVRVPVTPQLNGTIPGYLPVHCIHQLLKSRTFLKHKVPIKSWIFKQICSSVRPVHPVMPALVEVFVNTLIIPNPTGKISIDHMHRPFTELEILHVFRTSPLTFFAEELQSESSDELAQVEVSCPLTSQLLMIYYLMLYEDTRLMNLSALGGRKQKEYTNNFLSGLPLKYLVQKAHQYHSDYLSLFHPLLRLIISNYPHLSMVDDWLEEHYLGGSSSLQHVNHELKLELLERALNMLKAKPQLAIRIFKRLLQLPPESLAQYAPKLVEHLPHVFAKDVPRYVKDLYNDLWLRLNAVLPTTFWLMSLRAITRSADSMSNRRSFGNESLLEPMDVLACPRQVFCSPYMLVILLRILKGSLAASKTYLNVHMQQKQVLDKNGLVQTDADREELKTTLIASQESAAVHILLEVLEHMDSKASSRVALLELREIQGIIGSYVHQAFITEPSLAKLVHFQTYPKSVIPMIVASVPSMHICIDFVHEFLNVTEMDKQIFTIELTSHLVLNYSIPRSLGVSKFCLNVIQTTLSLLTSSAKCKFLRHVLPSMVRFVETFPILAEDCVNILMNTGRSLHSQSSLGVTTMQMPLTESAKLCSYRDAQLHINMIEDAFKVLVEAVMQKAELY from the exons ATGCCGGTGCGCACGTACGATGTGACGGAGCGCGTCTTCACCGCGATGCAGACGCTGGACATCACATCGCTAGCCGGTTATCCGGAGCACGAAATACGCCCGGTACTGCCGTCGCTAGTGCGGATGAGTTTGCTCTCACCACTGGACAACACGGAGGGTTCCATGGAGTCGCGCAAACAAATACTGGCCGTGCTCATTGGCATCGAGGTGGTGAACAGCATTGTGTCCTATCTGCAGGTGAATTACCATGAGCTGGAGAACGATCTGAAGAAGGAGCTGCAGACGCGACAAAAGAATTCGGCAGCCAACTTCATGGatgcccagcagcaacaacaacagcaaccgcaaccGGAATATGGCCTCCAATCGGGCATCGCCTTGGGATTTGAACGCGCCGATGTGGCGCGCAAAGTGCGTGTGGTGCTCTCCGAGATTTTCAAtctacagcagcagctaacGAATGCCAATGCCGGCGGCTCTGGCTCCGGCTCCGAGTCGAAGGcggccacagcaacagccaacaacGCCGGCAGCAGCTCCGGCGGTGGCAGCAGCCCAACGACGGCGACTTTGCTGCAGGCGACGCACTCGGAGATGCTAGACGATGGCATCTATCTGGAGGAGGTGGTCGACATACTGTGCATTGCGCTCGCCGAGCTGCCGTCGCTGCTCAACATACTGGAGCTAACAGACGCCTTGGTCCAGGTGCCAAACGGTTATCGCATTGTCTGCGCCTTGGTGGCCAATTTCCCGGATTGCTATCGCGATGTGGTGTCGCATGTGATTGCCAACTGTGATGAGGAGGCGCCCGATGGCAAGcagcgactgttgctgctcatGTCGCTCAGCGAAATGAATCCATCCCAGGCGCTGGCCAATCGCTCCATGTGTGTGGAGATGCTAAAAGTGCCGTCGTTCATGCTCAAGCTGGCGCTGAAGCATCCCGATGATTTG ATTGCCTTCCTCACCGGTTTGCTGCTGGGCAACGATCAGAATCTGCGCTCCTGGTTTGCGCTCTACATTCGCACCAGCCAGAAGCGGAAGGGTGATGCACTTAATCTGGTGCGCGTCGAGCTGCTGCAGAAGATCGTGCGCATCACAAGCAAAGCTGCTGAACTGAAGGACTTCAATCTGCAGGGCGCCGTCCTGCTGCGTTTGTATTGTGCCCTGCGTGGCATCGGAGGACTGAAGTTCAATGATGACGAGATCACAGCGTTGTCCCAGCTGGTCACGAGCTGCCCCAAGGCGACGCCATCGGGCGTGCGCTTTGTCACGCTGGCGCTGTGCATGCTCATCGCCTGCCCCTCGCTGGTGTCCACCATACAGCTGGAGAACAAGGCGGTCGAGTGGCTCCAGTGGCTGATCCGTGAGGATGCCTTCTTCTGCAAGCGCTCCGGGTCGAGCAGCTCCCTGGGAGAGATGCTCCTGCTGTTGGCCATACACTTTCACAGTAATCAGATCACGGCCATCAGCGAGATGGTCTGCTCCACGCTGGCCATGAAGATCCCCATCCGGCCGAACAGTACCAATCGGATCAAGCAGCTGTTCACCCAGGATCTGTTCACCGAACAGGTCGTCGCATTGCATGCGGTGCGGGTGCCGGTGACGCCGCAATTGAATGGCACCATTCCGGGATACTTGCCGGTGCACTGCATCCATCAGCTGCTCAAGTCGCGGACGTTCCTCAAGCACAAGGTGCCGATCAAGTCGTGGATCTTCAAGCAGATCTGCAGCTCGGTGCGTCCGGTGCATCCGGTGATGCCCGCTCTGGTCGAGGTGTTTGTCAACACGCTGATCATACCGAATCCCACGGGCAAGATCAGCATCGATCACATGCATCGTCCGTTCACAGAGCTCGAGATCCTGCACGTCTTTCGCACCTCCCCGCTCACCTTCTTCGCCGAGGAGCTGCAGTCGGAGAGCTCCGATGAACTGGCCCAGGTCGAGGTGAGTTGTCCGCTCACCTCGCAGCTCCTGATGATCTACTACCTGATGCTGTACGAGGACACCCGGCTGATGAATCTGAGTGCGTTGGGTGGTCGCAAGCAGAAGGAGTACACCAACAATTTCCTCAGCGGTTTACCCCTCAAGTATCTGGTGCAGAAGGCGCATCAATACCACAGCGATTACCTCTCGCTCTTCCATCCGCTGCTGCGTCTCATCATCTCCAATTATCCGCATCTCAGCATGGTCGACGACTGGCTGGAGGAGCACTATCTCGGCGGCAGCTCATCGCTGCAGCACGTCAATCACGAGCTCAAGCTGGAGCTCCTCGAACGGGCGTTGAACATGCTCAAAGCGAAGCCCCAGCTGGCGATACGCATCTTCAagcggctgctgcagttgcccCCCGAATCGTTGGCTCAGTATGCGCCCAAGCTGGTCGAGCATCTGCCCCATGTGTTTGCCAAGGATGTGCCTCGCTACGTCAAGGATCTGTACAACGATCTGTGGCTGCGCCTCAACGCTGTGCTCCCCACCACCTTTTGGCTGATGTCGTTGCGCGCGATCACGCGCAGCGCTGACTCGATGAGCAATCGTCGCAGCTTTGGCAACGAGAGTCTCCTCGAACCCATGGATGTCCTGGC tTGCCCACGTCAGGTGTTTTGCTCTCCCTACATGCTGGTTATACTGCTGCGCATCCTCAAGGGCAGCCTGGCAGCCTCCAAGACGTACCTCAACGTGCACATGCAGCAGAAGCAGGTGCTCGACAAGAACGGACTTGTGCAAACCGATGCGGATCGCGAGGAGCTCAAGACCACGTTGATTGCATCGCAGGAAAGCGCCGCTGTTCACATTCTCCTCGAGGTGCTCGAGCACATGGACAGCAAAGCCTCGAGTCGCGTGGCGTTGTTGGAGCTGCGCGAGATTCAGGGCATCATCGGCAGTTATGTGCATCAGGCGTTCATCACGGAACCTTCGCTGGCCAAGCTCGTGCACTTCCAGACGTATCCCAAGTCTGTGATTCCCATGATAGTGGCCAGCGTCCCGTCAATGCACATTTGCATTGATTTCGTCCACGAGTTTCTCAACGTCACCGAGATGGACAAACAGATCTTCACCATTGAGCTGACGTCGCATCTGGTGCTCAACTATTCGATACCCCGGAGTTTGGGTGTCTCCAAGTTCTGTCTGAATGTCATTCAGACCACGCTCTCGCTCCTCACTTCATCGGCCAAGTGCAAGTTCCTGCGTCACGTGCTGCCGTCGATGGTGCGTTTCGTCGAAACGTTTCCCATTCTCGCCGAGGATTGTGTCAACATCCTCATGAACACCGGACGCAGTCTCCACTCGCAGTCCTCCCTAGGCGTCACCACCATGCAGATGCCCCTGACGGAGAGCGCCAAGTTGTGCTCGTATCGCGATGCTCAGCTGCACATCAACATGATCGAGGATGCCTTCAAGGTGCTCGTCGAGGCCGTCATGCAGAAGGCTGAACTCTATTAG